Proteins encoded together in one Lathyrus oleraceus cultivar Zhongwan6 chromosome 5, CAAS_Psat_ZW6_1.0, whole genome shotgun sequence window:
- the LOC127087796 gene encoding protein PHOTOSYSTEM I ASSEMBLY 2, chloroplastic encodes MAGSACASSCCASALIPKSTTRISSLVGGNASFVNNRISRLCVRVSMVDSSSSSSDFTKRMEQAWLISQQPRPVVCSSCNSKGHIECKWCGGTGFLVLGDHMLCEVPSRNTSCIICTGKGSMCCSNCQGTGFRAKWLEEPPTS; translated from the exons ATGGCTGGGTCTGCGTGTGCATCTTCTTGTTGTGCCTCTGCGCTCATTCCTAAATCAACGACTCGAATTTCATCGCTCGTTGGCGGCAATGCAAGTTTCGTCAACAACCGAATTTCTCGTCTCTGTGTTAGGGTTTCCATGGTTGACTCTTCCTCTTCCTCCTCAGATTTTACTAAACGCATGGAGCAAGCCTGGTTAATCTCTCAG CAACCAAGACCAGTTGTGTGTTCGTCTTGCAACTCAAAAGGGCATATTGAATGCAAATGGTGTGGAGGTACTGGTTTTTTGGTTCTTGGTGACCACATGCTTTGCGAAGTTCCATCCAGAAACACTAGTTGTATTATTTGCACTGGAAAG GGATCAATGTGCTGCTCAAATTGTCAAGGAACAGGCTTTCGTGCAAAGTGGTTGGAAGAGCCTCCTACATCCTAG